The genomic window CACGCTGCCGGTGTAGGGTTCGCCGTTGTCGAGCAGCCGGGTCACGGCGAGTTCGCCGTCCGTGCCCACGATGCCGCGCACGTCGAGTTTGCCGTCGCTTTCACGCGGGGGCAGGTCGGCCTCGGGTTGCCGGACGTAGCCACGCAGCCGCCCGTCGGTGCTGCCTTCGGCCACGATCCAGCCCACCGGCCCGCCGCCGTCCACCCGCACTGTCACCCGCGAGTCGGTGCGCTTGCCCAGCACCACCGCCAGCAGCGCCGAAGCGGCCATGGTGCGCCCGAGCGCCGCCGTCGCCGTCTTGCTGAGATTGTGGCGCCGCCGCGCTTCCTCGACCACCTTCGACGCCTCAATGCCCACCAGGCGCAACGTGCCGCCCGCCGCCGTGCCGCGCAGCATGAACGACTCGGGCAGCGGCAGGTCGGCGTAGGCCGACTGGGCAGCGGCTTGTTGATTCTGGACAGCGGATTCGGTCATCAGGAAACTTTACATGACGAGACTCAAGTGAGATGTGGACGGGATTGCATTCGTGGCGTGTCTCAGCGGGTGCCTGACCGCTCTCTGAGGGGGCCAAGCACGTCACATTACGAGTTTTGTTAGGCCTCACTCATCTGGCGGCGGTATGATAGCGGGCGTGCTTTTTAGCGGGCGGGCAACGGTTGTTCGCCGCGCAGAGACAGGGCCGCGTGGCAGCTGTGCGCCCCGTGGGCGTAGCCTCGTCGGTTGTCGGTGGCGGCTCCCCCCGCTCCCCGAACAGCGTTTTTCAGGAGAGAAGACATGACCAGAATTTCCCGTCCCCTCGGTGCCGTGGCGCTCGCCACGCTCGCCCTGAGCCTTTCGGCCTGCCAGACCAAGACAAGACCGAGAAGACCACCACGACCACCGAACAGTCGCAGAGCACCGACGCTCAGAACAATCAGAGCTCGAGCAGCACTGAGACGACCACCACGTCCACCACGACGAACAACCCCGACACCCTGGTCGTGCAGGAGTCGGCGGACATCCCGACCCTCGACCCCGGCACCACCTACGACACGGCGAGCGGTCAGGTCGTGGAAAACCTCTACGAAACCCTGCTGGGCTACCAGGGCAACTCGATCCGCGACCTGCAACCCATCCTGGCGACCAAGTGGGAAGAAGAGGACGGGGGCAAGCGCTACCGCTTCACCCTGCGTGACGGCGTGAAGTTCCACAGCGGCAACCCCTTCGAGTGCAAGGACGCCGAGTACACCTTCCGCCGCAACCTCGTCACCAACACCAGCGACAGCGGCAACTGGTTTCTCTCCGAGTCGCTGCTCGGCACCGCCAGCAACGCCAACGACGACAAGGGCGTGACCTGGCAGAAGATCGTGGACGCCGTGAAGTGCGACGGTCAGACGCTGGTCTTCAACCTGCCCAAGACCGACCCGGCCTTCCTGTCCAAGCTCGCCTACACCGGCCAGGGCATCGTGGACAGCGAACACGCCAAGAAGATCGGCGAGTGGGACGGCACCGAAGCCACCTGGAAGGCCGCCGTGGGCAAGGACCTCACCGGCAGCCCGCTCGCGCAGGACCCCAGCGGCACTGGCGCTTACAAGCTGCTCAAGAAGGACGCCACCTCGGTCGCTGCCGTCGCCTTCGACGATTACTGGGGCGACAAGCCCTCGATCAAGAACGTGATCATCCAGAAGGTGCCCGAACCCGCCGCCCGCATCCAGGCCTTCCTGAAGGGCGACGCCGACTTCATCGAAGCGGGCGGACGCGAAATCGTGGAAACCCAGCTCAAGGGCAAACCCGGCGTGGCCGTGCTCGACGACCTGCCCGACACCACCGCCACCGGCCTGAGCATGAACGAGAACATCAAGGTCAAGGCCGGTCAGGAGCAGCAGCAGATCGGCAGCGGCAAGCTCGACGGCAACGGCATTCCCGCCAACTTCTTCAGCGATGTGGACGTGCGCCGGGGATTCGTGGCTGCCTTCAACACCCCCGAGTACATCAAGCAGGTGCAGCGCGGCAAGGGCACCGAGCGCAACTTCCTGCTGCCCGACTCGTTCCCCGGCTACGACGCGAGCATCCCCGCGCCGAAGTTCGACCTCGACGCCGCCAAGGGGTACTTCCAGAAGGCCTGGAACGGTCAGGTCTGGGACAAGGGCTTTAACCTGAACGTGTCCTACCGCTCGGGCAGCCGTGGCATGCAGACCGCGATGGAAATGCTGAAGAAGAACATCGAAGGCCTGAACCCCAAGTTCAAGGTCAACGTGGTCGCCAAGGAATGGAGCGAAATCATCAAGGCGAGCGGCGAAGGCACCGAAGCGATGGTCGTCACGAGCTGGGCGCCTGACTACGCCGACCCGGACAACTTCGTCAACACCTTCTACTCCTCGACCGGCTACTACGCGCCGCGCATCAACGCCAAGGACGCGCAGATCGACAGCTGGATTAAGGAAGCCCGCAGCACCACCGATACGGCCAAGCGCAACGACCTGTACAAGAAGATCGCCGAGCGCGCTCAGGAACAGGCCCTCTACATCCTGATGCCCGGCGGCGTGGGCTACGCGGTCTACCGCGACAGCATCGGCGGCGTGACGGCTGAGAACTACAACCCGATGTACGGCTTCTCGCAGGCCGGCACCCTCTGGAAGAACCTCACCAAGAGCTGAGCCGCGTCCCGCTTACCCTGACCACCTTGCCTCCGCGCAGGGTGGTTTTTCTATGTTGTTCTCTGTTTTTCTGTGGCCCCGCTATGCTGCGCCCATGCTGCATACCGAGAACGAAGCCGCCCGGCCCATCACCCTGCTGCTGGTGGACGACCACCCGGTGGTCCGCAAGGGCACCCGCGAACTTCTTGAAGGCGAGACCGACCTGCGCGTGGTCGGCGAGGCCGGCAGCGGCGAGGAAGCGCTCGCCCAGGCCCGCTCGCTGACCCCCGACGTGATTCTGATGGACGTGTCCATGCCCGGCATGAACGGTATCGAGGCGACCAAAGCAATTAAGGCCGAGCAGCCCAGCGTGGGCGTGCTGGTGCTGACCAGCTACGACGACGACGCTTACGTGTTCGCCCTGCTCGAAGCGGGCGCGGCGGGCTACCTGCTCAAGAACGCCAGCGAAGACGACCTGCTCGGCGCGGTGCGGGCGGTGGCGGCGGGCGAAAGTGCCCTGCACCCCTCGATTGCCCGCAAGGTCCTCGAACGCTTCAGCGTGGCTTCGACGCCGACCCCGCCCGAGGACGACCTCAGCCCCCGCGAACTCGAAGTGCTGCGGGTGGCAGCGAGCGGGCGCACCAACAAGGAAATCGCCCGCGACCTCGACATCAGCCCACGCACCGTGCAGGTCCACCTCGCCAACATCTTTTCCAAACTTGGCGTCGGCAGCCGCACTGAGGCCGTGCTGCACGGCATCAAGCGCGGCTGGATTGACCCGCGCACGCTCTAGAGCAGTTGACAGAAAAAGACCCCCTCACCCCTGCCTTCGGCAGGCCCTCTCCCACCAGGGTAGAGGGTCAAAAATCCAAAGCAAGGGGCCTGGA from Deinococcus radiodurans R1 = ATCC 13939 = DSM 20539 includes these protein-coding regions:
- a CDS encoding ABC transporter substrate-binding protein, with translation MGVASSVVGGGSPRSPNSVFQERRHDQNFPSPRCRGARHARPEPFGLPDQDKTEKTTTTTEQSQSTDAQNNQSSSSTETTTTSTTTNNPDTLVVQESADIPTLDPGTTYDTASGQVVENLYETLLGYQGNSIRDLQPILATKWEEEDGGKRYRFTLRDGVKFHSGNPFECKDAEYTFRRNLVTNTSDSGNWFLSESLLGTASNANDDKGVTWQKIVDAVKCDGQTLVFNLPKTDPAFLSKLAYTGQGIVDSEHAKKIGEWDGTEATWKAAVGKDLTGSPLAQDPSGTGAYKLLKKDATSVAAVAFDDYWGDKPSIKNVIIQKVPEPAARIQAFLKGDADFIEAGGREIVETQLKGKPGVAVLDDLPDTTATGLSMNENIKVKAGQEQQQIGSGKLDGNGIPANFFSDVDVRRGFVAAFNTPEYIKQVQRGKGTERNFLLPDSFPGYDASIPAPKFDLDAAKGYFQKAWNGQVWDKGFNLNVSYRSGSRGMQTAMEMLKKNIEGLNPKFKVNVVAKEWSEIIKASGEGTEAMVVTSWAPDYADPDNFVNTFYSSTGYYAPRINAKDAQIDSWIKEARSTTDTAKRNDLYKKIAERAQEQALYILMPGGVGYAVYRDSIGGVTAENYNPMYGFSQAGTLWKNLTKS
- a CDS encoding response regulator, with the translated sequence MLHTENEAARPITLLLVDDHPVVRKGTRELLEGETDLRVVGEAGSGEEALAQARSLTPDVILMDVSMPGMNGIEATKAIKAEQPSVGVLVLTSYDDDAYVFALLEAGAAGYLLKNASEDDLLGAVRAVAAGESALHPSIARKVLERFSVASTPTPPEDDLSPRELEVLRVAASGRTNKEIARDLDISPRTVQVHLANIFSKLGVGSRTEAVLHGIKRGWIDPRTL